The nucleotide window CTCCTTATGAGCGCTGAGACCATCAAGGACCTATATCTGAACCCTAGCCAGGATCCTTTCCACCTACAAGCCTCATCTAATGGCCGCCGTCGTCAGAACTCTCGCCCAGCAGCAAGTTCCTCGGCAGGCCCAACAATGGCTGGTGCTCTCAATAACAACCGTCCATCGTCACCTCCTCGTGCACATGCATCCCCACCACAGTCAAACAACCAAGCACAGCGagaggctgaggttgaggccgAAACACGACGTTTACAAGCAATGGTCGCAGAGGAAGAACGCAAAAGACGTGAGCGTGAAGcgcaagaggaggaggaacgCAAGAGAATTCAGAAGATgctcgaggctgaggagcaagAGCGTCGGAAGAGAGATGCTGAGGTCGAACAAGAAACAGAAAGGCTCCGTCGAGAATACGGCATGGCTGGACAAGACTTCCAGAGTCCCACGAGCCCAGGTCACCCATCACCACCCTTACCTCCAAGACCGCAGTTTGCGTCAGGCGCGCTGAACCCCCCAAACAACCTGCCCCAAAGACCTACCAGTGTTGGGCCAACACCGTATGGCGCTCCTCAGCCAAGctttgctcctcctccttcacaaCCTCAGCCAGGCCCCAGTGAGAATGGAAAGAAACGTCATGGTCTGGGTGGTCTACTGCAGGGTCCCTACGCTGGACCCGCGGCAGCAAGTGTCAGTGGCTTCTTCAGCAGTCGAAAGGACGAAGAAAAGCGGAAGAAGGTTCAGAAGAAGCGAAGCGTGCACTTTTGAGTTTGAGGTCAGAAGAAACTACGTAGTGTCTTTTTGCGTCATGGGTGGAGTTTTAAGGGATATGCGCGCAATGCATGGGGGATATACCATAGATCTGGGAATAGCATTAGTAATGAGAAACGAGTTCTTGTCACCTTGGCTCTGTCGTTGTACTTAGATACTACAATGTTTTTTAGACCGCCCAGCAATAGTCATATGTTGTTGAGCTCCGACTTTTCACGAGATTAAGCAGTAGGGAGGAGGACTTGCGAAACCAGAAATCAGCCAGTCACTTTGTTATCGACGCCATTGTATATAACCCATGTAGCCTTCGTAAATCCCATAGACAATGTTTTATCTAGTTCCGGCCGAAGATATAACTCCCCAAACTAACCAGACTTATTTAGTGAGTTTCTGCCCACTTCTTGAACCAATCTAATGCTTCGGGGTTTGCAACACTGGCATTGGTCTTGACATTCATACCAGAAAGGATCTGTTTCACTGCGACCTCAATCCTGCGTTGTATGTTAACATCACACATCCTACGAATGTTCATAAGGGGTAGACTTACTTCTTTCCATTGCCAGTCTTGGGGACGCCGCCTCCACACTCCTCCACGACGCCAGGCACATGTCGAGGGCTAAGCTCAGACTTGATCTTGGACTTGATCCTTAGGCGCAGGTCATCGCTGAATTCATGTCCAGGTACCATCACCACAAAGAGACATACAGTCTCGTCTGAGTCTGTCTCTCGTCTACGCCCAACGCAAACTGCATCCTCAACTTCAGAGGCGAAGAAGCGGGTGAGAATGTTGTAGATCTCGGCAGAGCCGAATCTCACCCCTGATGGTTTTAGCACACCATCTGATCGTCCAAGCATGACGAGACTGCCGGTTGCAGGGTCAGGAATCTTGACGAAATCTCCGTGATGCCATACTGCGCCCTCAACGCCGCAGATGTTTTCGAACCTCTCAAAGTAAGCCGATTGATACTTGGCCTCACCGCTAGGACCGAAAAAGGTCAGAGGTTGGCAAAGGAAAGGCTTGATACAGACAAGATCACCTGGCTCGTCGGCCTTGATGGGCTCGCCTGTGACAGAGTCCACAGCGCGGATAGCCATACCAAGACCAGCACACTGGATCTCGCCAACGCGAACAGGGAGTAGTGGGCAAGGCGCCCCGAATAGTGAGATGATGTCTGTTCCGCCGGTAATCGAGCCGAGGTTGATATGCTTGGGGAAGGCTTCATAGACAAACTTGAAGGTCGATGGGGGGAGAGGTGAAGCAGTGGAGTAAATAGCCTGCAGGTTTGAAAGATCAATCGACTCATCACGGACAGGATAAACGTTATTGGCCTCTAGCGCAGTCAGGTAGGCGGCTGAGGTTCCGAAGTGAGTGACCTTGAGGTCAGAGAGGAGACGTGGGAGTGAGAGATGACCATGGGGGCGGAAAGGAGAGCCAGAGTAGACGACGATGGTAGAGCCAACGGCAAGAGCTCCGATGCTCCAGTGCCACATCATCCAGGAGGTAGTCGTATAGTAGAGCATCCGAGATGAGGAGTCGAGTGAGcagtgaagaagatgctcCTTCTTGTGCTGCAGAAGCGTGCCTAGAGCTGTATGAACAATGGCCTTGGGGAGGCCAGTTGTGCCACTGGAGTAGAGAACGTAGAGGGGATGAGCTGGAGGAAGCTGCTCAAACTTCAGAGGGTCTTCAGAAGCAGACTCAAGCATCTTGGTGTAATCAACAGCCAACACgccatgcttctcaagctccctGAGGCCAAGTCCACCAGAGCTGATGTTGTTAATCACAACTACTCTCTCAAGCCCCTTGTCCTTCAACGCAGCAACAATCTCGGTCGTCTTTGCTACACTAGACCACTCCTTGCCGTTGTAGACTGTACCATTATCGGCAAATAGCACCTTGGGCGCAATCTGGTTCAGACGGTCCAGCACAGCTGAGACACCGTTATCAGGACTTATGCCAGTCCAAATAGCGCCGATTGAGGCGGCGGCAAGCATAGCAACCAGAGCTTCAACATGGTTTGAGACGAAACCCGCAACAACATCATTAGTCTTAAGCCCAGCTGCACGCAGGGCATTAGAACAACGACGGACTGCCTCACGCAACTCAGCCCATGAAGTAGTCACTGTGGAGTTTGGCAACTCGGTAACAGTGATAACGGCTGGAGCAGCGGGCTCGGGAAGTGGAGAGGTTGCGGGAAAGAGGAGGTTCTCGGCGAAGTTAAGACGTGAGcccgagaagaagtctgGTCGGGGATACATAGGAGAATTTTTAGGAAGGACCTGCAGAGGTGTTTAGTTGAGTTCTGGAGTTGTTGGGCTCACCTTGAGCCTGGTGAGCCTCTCACTCGAGACGCCCCTCTCACGACTTTGATTTCATACCTCTTCAAAAGGCTTTGAAGCCGTAACCCCAACAAAATGCCAAACTTCCTCCCAGAACTGAGCAACTTCGTCGATAGACCACTTGTATAGTGCTGGATAACCATCGAGACTTAAATCATGCTTCTTGTTCACATGCTCAAGAAACTTCCACATGTGAGTGGACTTTGGATCCGAATGCCTCCAGAGGACATTGTCATCAGAAGGAGGTGCCGCGGCAGAAGGTGTAAGCTTGTCAATCGACATGACGGGCATTGGAACGAAGAATCAAGGGAGACTGGAAGGTCGATCAAGTCCTCGGAAAGACGGTTGTTGAGGAGTAGTGACGATTCCGAGGAGTTGAGATGCCAATGAGACGATGGCGTGTAAGAAGCAACAGACACAGTCAATAGAGAGATTGAGTGGTTTATGGAAGCCAAGATGAAGCAAGAGATGTTGTTTAATTGTTGAGAAGACTGTATTCTTATCCCAACGCTACGGACTTGGGATTCCGTGTTTCCAGCACAGCTCGGAATCTTTCTCTAATGGCCCAACCGCTGAAAGCCGTCCCCTCCCGTTCTCGGCTCCCCGCCATATCGAGTCCCGTCTCTTACCCTACCCCGAAGTGGCTGTGGTGGGGGAGGCTGAGGTCATGATGTGTGGCTTGTCTCAAGCTTAGGATCCAAGGGCTTTTTTCCATCATGACAAGTATTGATGGGCTCTGATATAACTTGAATGATATTGTAATTGCTCAGAAAACTTGCGAAATTAGTACATCTTGAGCTGTGAGTTGTCACTTGTATTCGTAAATGACCACTGTCATGTCGAGCTAAACGAGATGTCATCACTTCAAATAAAAGGAGAGCACTTTGTGGCCTCTTCAGAAGAAGAATCAACGGTGACTCAAAAGTAATTAACGGATACGCAACATAACGTGATTGTCAAAGCACAAGGCAAAGCTGAATCAAAATCACGTTGTATGGCAGTTTCGTGAAATTAGTGCATTGTCGGTTGCCTCGGTACGGTCTAAGCTTAGCTGCCGGATTGTAGCTAACATATTGTTAGAGGGAGAACTCGGCATAGTCGATCGTCCCGAACCGCCTTGAATCCGAGATGATCAGGGCCTCGATAGTCTACTCAGCTTCTGTTTCAAGAATGTTGACTTCGCATGGTATGCCTGAAGCTCAATGAGGAGTCGGCAGGAAGCAGCAGACCATGATAAGATGGGAAGCGGTAGTACGGTACGATACTTGATACCTTGAGCCTCTTCAACTCGAGAATGTGACAAGTCAATCCGAATATTACGAAATGATCCCCACGGACCGTGTGCATTAGTTGCAGCTTTGGGCTGAAAAACAGCTGGCGGTGAAGGTCTTTTGGCATTGGAGGATCTTTGTTCATCTTTGTTAACTTAGATGGACGGTATGCAGGCAGGGCTTTGCAGCATCTTTTATCTGGCCATTGATGTCGGTGTGCAACAACAAGCGCTAAAAAGTAATGCAACCCATCGAGACTCATGTCATCCGTATGTACGTACGGATATACAGCTAAGCACAGCATCGTTGGCTGCAAGTGTGTGC belongs to Fusarium musae strain F31 chromosome 9, whole genome shotgun sequence and includes:
- a CDS encoding hypothetical protein (EggNog:ENOG41), which produces MLDENLPTYRFKTSSENPLNNILYFTHNGSDPAPEYLIKRPSPSEANGQYALGIFDSQNTSVIYAEVDVKPDWVAPTLSAAEIRAQNGNPPPKTPIIPDTFAVSLYNPDQAIPVKQQPGSWGKTGAWEFELPERSFKLPSASQIDQEDRPSLAELVPKVVFRWKRDGRLSKDMTCYMTGRNVGGKKSKEPDITVAFFRAKHDSTLTIYEPNMARVEIEDRRGLEIALLMSAETIKDLYLNPSQDPFHLQASSNGRRRQNSRPAASSSAGPTMAGALNNNRPSSPPRAHASPPQSNNQAQREAEVEAETRRLQAMVAEEERKRREREAQEEEERKRIQKMLEAEEQERRKRDAEVEQETERLRREYGMAGQDFQSPTSPGHPSPPLPPRPQFASGALNPPNNLPQRPTSVGPTPYGAPQPSFAPPPSQPQPGPSENGKKRHGLGGLLQGPYAGPAAASVSGFFSSRKDEEKRKKVQKKRSVHF